In Mus musculus strain C57BL/6J chromosome 9, GRCm38.p6 C57BL/6J, one genomic interval encodes:
- the Ankrd34c gene encoding ankyrin repeat domain-containing protein 34C isoform X1, which yields MMDDDTELRTDGNSLLKAVWLGRLRLTRLLLEGGAYINESNDKGETALMVACITKHVDQQSISKSKMVKYLLDNRADPNIQDKSGKTALIHACIRRAGGEVVSLLLENGADPSLEDRTGASALVYAINADDKDALKHLLDACKAKGKEVIIITTDKSSSGTKTTKQYLNVPPSPKVEDRQSPPLCTTPSDVELKTSGLASPPSEKDDDFFILQTGHQSGCSTSKVLNEPGSPTRKVSSLKRARLPQLKRLQSEPWGLIAPSVLAAATRQDETHGTSTDNEVIRSINDVTFPKRGPLSRTNSIDSKDPTLFPTVQEQVLKVSASTPASWKAAYEKGQAPHPRLARRGTLPLDQEKSGMCPPGPSTLKDPASLKLLENDLYDLDIQPVGDPPNSMSLESGKGPLDRKKLNSSHLSLFHGSRESLEVVPSTSPTSVRRRPPHLLERRGSGTLLLDRIAHTRPGFLPPLNVNLNPPIPDIRASSKPASPLASGLKSMAPVAPNSPKRVDLRSKKKLLRRHSMQIEQMKQLSDFEEIMA from the coding sequence ATGATGGATGATGACACTGAGTTGAGGACTGATGGAAACTCTCTCTTAAAAGCTGTGTGGCTAGGGAGGCTTCGGTTGACCAGACtcctcttagaagggggagcttACATCAATGAAAGCAATGACAAAGGAGAAACAGCTCTCATGGTGGCATGCATTACCAAACACGTGGACCAGCAAAGCATTAGCAAGTCTAAGATGGTGAAATATCTGTTGGACAACAGGGCAGACCCCAATATCCAGGATAAGTCTGGTAAGACTGCGCTCATCCATGCTTGCATCAGAAGGGCTGGGGGAGAAGTGGTGTCCTTACTGCTGGAAAATGGAGCAGACCCCAGTCTTGAGGATCGAACTGGGGCCTCAGCTCTGGTTTATGCAATAAATGCAGATGACAAGGATGCACTGAAACATCTCCTTGATGCCTGCAAAGCCAAAGGTAAGGAAGTGATTATTATAACAACAGACAAATCATCTTCAGGCACCAAAACCACCAAGCAGTATCTCAATGTCCCTCCATCACCCAAAGTGGAAGATAGACAGTCACCACCACTGTGTACAACTCCTTCTGATGTTGAACTGAAGACTTCTGGCCTGGCTTCTCCACCCAGTGAAAAGGATGATGACTTCTTCATCCTGCAGACAGGACACCAAAGTGGCTGTAGCACTTCTAAGGTCCTTAATGAGCCTGGATCACCCACCAGGAAAGTGTCTAGCCTCAAAAGGGCCCGTTTGCCCCAATTGAAACGACTCCAGTCTGAACCCTGGGGCTTGATTGCTCCTTCTGTGCTGGCTGCTGCCACACGCCAGGATGAGACCCATGGCACAAGCACAGACAATGAGGTCATCAGGAGCATCAATGATGTGACCTTCCCTAAAAGGGGGCCCCTCTCCAGAACCAACAGCATTGACAGTAAAGACCCTACCCTCTTCCCCACAGTCCAGGAACAAGTTCTGAAGGTTTCAGCTTCAACACCAGCTTCGTGGAAAGCAGCTTATGAGAAAGGCCAGGCTCCCCATCCACGCCTGGCCAGGAGAGGAACGCTTCCTCTTGACCAAGAAAAGAGTGGGATGTGTCCACCAGGACCCTCAACTCTGAAAGATCCAGCATCTCTCAAGCTGTTGGAAAATGACCTATATGACTTAGACATACAGCCAGTGGGTGACCCACCCAACTCTATGTCCCTTGAGTCAGGCAAAGGACCTTTAGATAGAAAGAAGCTCAACAGCTCCCACTTGTCTCTTTTCCATGGCTCCCGGGAGTCCCTGGAAGTTGTACCAAGCACATCTCCCACCTCAGTTCGCCGCAGGCCACCTCATCTCCTAGAAAGAAGAGGTTCTGGAACTCTCTTACTCGACCGCATTGCTCACACGAGGCCTGGCTTTCTGCCCCCTTTAAATGTGAATTTAAATCCACCTATCCCAGATATTAGAGCCAGCAGCAAACCAGCTTCCCCACTTGCTAGTGGCTTAAAATCTATGGCTCCTGTTGCTCCAAATTCACCAAAGAGAGTTGACTTGAGAAGTAAAAAGAAACTCCTTCGAAGACATTCTATGCAGATTGAGCAGATGAAGCAGCTGTCTGACTTTGAAGAAATCATGGCTTAG